A genomic stretch from Anaerococcus mediterraneensis includes:
- the rsfS gene encoding ribosome silencing factor, producing MNKLEIIKKTLDDKLAEDINVIKLDDSSIADYFVIATGNSINQTRALADYIEEALAKEGYEVLSKEGLREGEWILIDANDIVIHLFTQKQRQFYDIDNLWEE from the coding sequence ATGAACAAACTAGAAATAATTAAAAAAACACTTGATGATAAGTTAGCAGAAGATATAAATGTAATAAAACTAGACGACTCTTCTATAGCTGATTATTTTGTTATCGCTACTGGTAATTCAATAAATCAAACCAGAGCTCTAGCCGATTATATAGAAGAAGCTCTAGCTAAGGAAGGATACGAGGTATTATCAAAAGAAGGTCTAAGAGAGGGAGAATGGATACTTATAGATGCTAATGATATTGTAATACATCTTTTCACCCAAAAACAAAGACAGTTTTACGATATAGATAATTTGTGGGAGGAATAA
- the yqeK gene encoding bis(5'-nucleosyl)-tetraphosphatase (symmetrical) YqeK, whose protein sequence is MKVDENRLLEDIGKKRYDHSLRVANLAEKLALIYKVDSKKAYLAGLLHDCAKYNEKKYLELLNIDYKKYPVFSIVDPVLHSFLGADLAKKVYNINDKDILSAIEFHTTGKKDMTDLEKIIFVADAAEEGRDYDGIDTIRELAFVDLDKAVLSLLDSNIKFLIRKKALINPLSIEARNFFIEENNEQTRNN, encoded by the coding sequence ATGAAAGTAGATGAAAATAGATTATTAGAGGATATAGGTAAAAAAAGATATGACCATAGCCTAAGGGTCGCAAATCTAGCCGAAAAATTGGCTCTTATATATAAAGTCGATAGCAAAAAAGCTTATTTAGCTGGACTCTTGCATGATTGTGCAAAATATAATGAGAAAAAGTATTTAGAATTGCTAAATATAGATTATAAAAAGTATCCTGTGTTTTCCATTGTCGATCCAGTTTTGCATTCATTTTTAGGAGCAGACTTAGCTAAAAAAGTGTATAATATAAATGATAAGGATATATTGAGTGCTATTGAATTTCACACAACAGGAAAAAAAGATATGACTGATCTTGAAAAGATAATTTTTGTGGCTGATGCTGCTGAAGAAGGTAGAGATTATGACGGTATTGATACCATAAGAGAGCTTGCCTTTGTTGATCTAGACAAGGCTGTACTTTCTTTGCTAGATAGCAATATAAAATTTTTAATAAGAAAAAAAGCCTTAATAAATCCTTTAAGCATTGAAGCAAGAAATTTTTTTATTGAGGAGAATAATGAACAAACTAGAAATAATTAA
- the nadD gene encoding nicotinate (nicotinamide) nucleotide adenylyltransferase, with translation MKIGLYGGTFDPIHIGHLIVIENVINQMGLDRVIILPSSNPPHKKHKDKTNADIRVEMVSEAIKDNKKIILSTLESTHKTVRYTHQTLEYFTENLKNHEIYYIMGEDSFMTIDTWRNYKEILTYNIIVFARTSIKKDSNLVKKVEEIKKDNPNIFLIDTLNINISSTLIRYLAKEKKSLKYLVKDEVDYIIKKRGLYESR, from the coding sequence ATGAAAATAGGACTTTACGGAGGAACATTTGATCCAATCCATATAGGACATCTGATAGTAATTGAAAATGTCATAAATCAAATGGGGCTTGATAGGGTTATTATCCTACCAAGTTCCAATCCTCCTCATAAAAAACATAAAGATAAGACTAATGCTGATATTAGGGTAGAGATGGTTAGCGAAGCTATAAAGGATAATAAAAAAATTATTCTATCTACATTAGAATCAACACATAAGACTGTGCGTTATACCCATCAAACCCTAGAATATTTTACTGAAAATCTTAAAAATCATGAAATATATTATATTATGGGTGAAGACTCTTTTATGACTATAGACACTTGGAGAAATTACAAAGAAATTCTTACCTATAATATTATTGTCTTTGCAAGGACAAGTATAAAAAAGGATAGCAATCTAGTAAAAAAAGTTGAAGAAATAAAGAAAGATAATCCAAATATATTTCTGATAGATACACTTAATATCAATATATCTTCTACCCTTATTAGATATTTGGCTAAAGAGAAAAAATCTTTAAAATATTTGGTTAAGGATGAAGTAGATTATATTATCAAAAAAAGAGGGCTTTATGAAAGTAGATGA
- the yhbY gene encoding ribosome assembly RNA-binding protein YhbY, whose translation MLTGKQRAYLKQEAHDFKPIINIGKNSLSDKLIDAIDEALEARELIKIKILNNNLDDDEEIIQTILEKLDCEFISHLGSIFTIYRKNDTNFYNI comes from the coding sequence ATGCTAACAGGTAAGCAAAGAGCCTATCTAAAACAAGAGGCTCATGATTTTAAACCAATTATAAATATAGGGAAAAATTCTTTATCAGATAAGCTCATCGATGCTATTGATGAGGCTTTAGAAGCTAGAGAGCTAATAAAAATCAAGATTTTAAATAATAATTTAGATGATGATGAAGAAATAATACAAACTATATTAGAAAAACTAGATTGTGAATTTATATCTCACCTAGGATCTATTTTTACTATATATAGGAAAAATGATACAAATTTTTATAATATCTAA
- the obgE gene encoding GTPase ObgE — protein MIDYAKISIKAGDGGNGAVAWRREKYEPNGGPAGGDGGDGGSVIIKATRNLSTLEEFRYKKKFKAQNGEQGGKSKKFGKKGEDLIIPVPLGTIIREAESNIIIKDLNKDNEEFIIARGGKGGRGNVHFKNSIRQAPRFAESGKKGQEIELIFELKVLADVGLVGLPNVGKSTLLSVISRAKPKIANYHFTTIDPNLGVVNVDSERSFVVADIAGLIEGASQGDGLGHDFLKHIERCRVLVHLVDISGLEGRDPIEDFLLINKELELYNENLSKKPMIVGLNKSELDYNNNTEKFIEKFSNDYKIFKISAATTQGVKELVDSITKELENSKIDEFSLFEEVDENYLDEFYNKEIDFDLNFKKENDIYIVYGKRVDNLLNKIDIDDYDSMLYFESTLREMEVFDKLKEMGIENGDSVAVGDIVFEYYE, from the coding sequence ATGATTGATTATGCTAAAATAAGCATCAAAGCTGGTGATGGTGGCAATGGTGCCGTAGCCTGGAGGAGAGAAAAATATGAACCAAATGGCGGACCAGCTGGCGGTGATGGTGGTGATGGTGGATCGGTTATTATCAAGGCTACCAGAAACCTATCAACTCTAGAAGAATTTAGATATAAGAAAAAATTTAAGGCTCAAAACGGAGAACAAGGTGGCAAAAGTAAAAAATTTGGTAAAAAAGGTGAGGATCTAATAATTCCTGTACCATTAGGCACAATAATTAGGGAAGCAGAATCAAATATTATAATAAAGGATTTAAATAAAGATAATGAAGAATTTATTATAGCTAGAGGTGGCAAAGGCGGAAGAGGCAATGTCCATTTCAAAAACTCTATTAGACAGGCACCTAGATTTGCAGAATCAGGAAAAAAGGGACAAGAAATAGAACTTATTTTTGAACTAAAAGTCTTGGCTGATGTTGGCTTAGTAGGCCTTCCTAATGTAGGAAAATCTACACTTTTATCTGTAATAAGTAGGGCAAAACCTAAAATTGCTAATTACCACTTTACAACTATCGACCCAAATTTAGGAGTTGTAAATGTAGATAGTGAGAGGAGTTTTGTAGTTGCAGATATAGCAGGTCTTATAGAAGGCGCTAGTCAGGGAGACGGATTAGGGCATGATTTTTTAAAACATATCGAAAGATGCAGAGTCCTAGTACATTTAGTTGATATATCAGGACTTGAGGGAAGAGATCCTATAGAAGACTTCCTTCTTATAAATAAAGAGCTGGAACTCTATAATGAAAATCTATCCAAAAAACCAATGATTGTTGGTCTAAACAAGTCAGAGCTTGACTATAACAACAATACGGAGAAGTTTATCGAAAAATTCTCAAATGATTATAAAATATTTAAAATATCAGCAGCTACTACTCAGGGTGTAAAAGAACTGGTAGATTCTATTACAAAAGAATTAGAAAATAGTAAAATAGACGAATTTAGCTTATTTGAGGAAGTGGACGAAAATTATTTGGATGAATTCTATAATAAAGAAATCGACTTTGACCTAAACTTCAAAAAGGAAAATGACATATATATTGTTTATGGGAAAAGAGTTGACAACTTGTTGAATAAAATAGACATAGATGATTATGATTCAATGCTATATTTTGAGTCAACTCTAAGAGAGATGGAAGTTTTCGACAAACTAAAAGAAATGGGTATAGAAAACGGTGACAGTGTTGCAGTCGGCGATATTGTTTTTGAATATTACGAATAG
- the rpmA gene encoding 50S ribosomal protein L27 translates to MILNINLQRFSSKKGVSSSKNGRDSRAKRLGVKRADGQFVNAGTIIVRQRGTKIHPGNNVKRGADDTLYASCEGVVKFERKGKSRKQVSVYAQ, encoded by the coding sequence ATGATATTAAATATTAATTTACAAAGATTTTCAAGTAAAAAAGGAGTTTCTTCATCTAAAAACGGTAGAGACTCAAGAGCTAAAAGACTTGGTGTAAAAAGAGCTGATGGTCAGTTTGTAAATGCTGGTACAATCATTGTTAGACAAAGAGGAACAAAAATTCACCCAGGTAACAATGTTAAAAGAGGTGCTGATGATACTCTTTATGCATCTTGTGAAGGTGTTGTAAAATTCGAAAGAAAAGGCAAAAGCAGAAAACAAGTATCTGTTTATGCACAATAA
- a CDS encoding ribosomal-processing cysteine protease Prp, whose amino-acid sequence MINIDLLINKKDKIVGFEIRGHAEYDEYGKDLVCSAVTILAYACINTLDKYADNIEFTDNDDLMKILIESADTNTDLIFDYFTTGIETLLGNYDSYIRLNYKEKS is encoded by the coding sequence ATGATTAATATTGATTTATTAATCAATAAAAAGGACAAAATAGTAGGTTTTGAAATAAGAGGTCATGCAGAATATGATGAATATGGCAAAGACCTTGTGTGTTCAGCTGTGACTATTCTTGCCTATGCTTGTATAAATACCTTAGATAAATATGCTGATAATATTGAATTTACGGATAATGATGATCTTATGAAAATTCTTATTGAATCAGCTGACACTAATACAGATCTAATATTTGATTATTTTACTACAGGTATTGAAACGCTCTTAGGCAATTATGACAGCTATATTAGATTAAATTATAAGGAGAAATCATGA
- the rplU gene encoding 50S ribosomal protein L21: MYAIIKTGGKQYKVSEGDLVRVEKLAYEVGETVDFDQVLLVSNDGDLKVGSPLVEGAKVSATVEDQNKDKKIVVYKYKPKKQYRKKHGHRQPYTLVKINSISL, encoded by the coding sequence ATGTACGCAATTATAAAAACAGGTGGAAAACAATACAAAGTATCAGAAGGTGACTTAGTAAGAGTTGAAAAACTTGCTTACGAGGTTGGTGAAACTGTAGATTTTGATCAAGTACTATTAGTATCTAATGATGGTGATCTTAAAGTAGGTTCTCCATTAGTTGAAGGAGCTAAAGTATCAGCAACAGTAGAAGATCAAAATAAAGATAAGAAGATTGTGGTTTACAAATATAAACCTAAAAAACAATACAGAAAAAAACACGGCCACAGACAACCTTATACTTTAGTAAAAATTAATAGCATTAGCCTTTAA
- the thiI gene encoding tRNA uracil 4-sulfurtransferase ThiI, translating to MEWMLAVSFGEIFLKGKNRNIFYKTAIENIKRNIRDFEYEDIYTESSKLYIKANKDDFEQIKDNILKVFGISYVSYVIKTDKNIEDIYQAININLKENFLDKDYTFKVETKRTDKNFPLKSPELSAKIGGYILRDFPNLKVDVHQPDFKVYIDVKNNAYVYSKRFEGLGGLPIGSSGSGLLLLSGGIDSPVAGFMVAKRGMKLDCVHFHSYPFTSKRALQKAIDLAEIMSAYTGKMRIFSINLAKIYQEINKNCPRRETTILSRRFMMRIANKISENYGYQALITGESLGQVASQTIESIAVINESSELPILRPLIATDKKDIIEVSEKIGSYEKSIEPYDDCCSIFAPSSPVTKPKLKYIKMSEENLDIEKLENEAIDYMEIIEIA from the coding sequence ATGGAATGGATGTTGGCAGTTAGTTTTGGAGAAATATTTTTAAAAGGTAAAAACAGAAATATTTTTTATAAAACAGCTATAGAAAATATAAAAAGAAATATTCGTGATTTTGAATATGAAGATATATATACAGAGTCTTCTAAACTATATATAAAGGCAAATAAAGACGATTTTGAGCAAATTAAAGATAATATTCTCAAAGTTTTTGGAATATCATATGTGTCATACGTTATAAAAACAGATAAAAATATCGAAGACATATATCAAGCTATAAATATAAACTTAAAAGAAAACTTTCTAGATAAAGATTATACATTTAAAGTAGAGACCAAAAGAACAGACAAAAACTTCCCTTTGAAATCACCAGAATTAAGTGCAAAAATAGGGGGATATATTTTAAGAGATTTTCCTAATCTAAAGGTAGATGTCCACCAACCAGATTTTAAAGTCTATATTGATGTAAAAAATAATGCCTATGTTTATTCAAAAAGATTCGAGGGACTCGGTGGGCTTCCTATAGGATCATCTGGATCCGGACTTCTCCTATTATCTGGTGGAATAGATTCACCGGTAGCTGGATTTATGGTTGCTAAAAGAGGTATGAAACTAGATTGTGTTCATTTCCATTCATATCCTTTTACATCCAAAAGAGCCTTGCAAAAAGCTATTGATCTTGCAGAAATCATGTCTGCCTATACAGGCAAAATGAGAATCTTTTCAATAAATCTAGCAAAAATTTATCAAGAAATAAACAAAAACTGCCCAAGAAGAGAAACTACAATATTATCCAGAAGATTTATGATGAGAATTGCAAATAAAATTTCTGAAAACTATGGATATCAAGCTCTAATTACTGGAGAAAGTCTAGGACAAGTAGCAAGCCAAACAATAGAGTCAATTGCTGTTATCAATGAATCTTCTGAACTTCCTATACTTAGGCCACTAATAGCAACTGATAAAAAAGATATAATAGAAGTATCAGAAAAGATTGGATCTTATGAAAAATCTATCGAACCATATGATGACTGCTGTTCTATATTTGCACCTTCATCTCCTGTAACTAAACCAAAACTTAAATATATAAAAATGTCAGAAGAGAATTTAGATATAGAAAAACTTGAAAATGAAGCAATAGATTATATGGAAATAATTGAAATAGCTTGA
- a CDS encoding cysteine desulfurase family protein yields MIYLDNAATTKMYDEALEAYIYAQKNIFANPSALHSFGMEAENLIKDTKKYIGKVISADQSEIFFTKSATESNNIAIKSLDGVAITSKIEHSSVIEPFKNSRFKNVIFLENDPYGFIKLDDLINKLNNDITFVSIIYVNNEIGTIQNIKAISDTIKSFNKDIILHIDATQALGKIDCNVDKLGIDLMSFSAHKFHGPKQIGGLYVRKDIQGKIKSLLDGGYQEKFSSGTSNAPAIYAMKVALKKQIESKEYEYIEELNKYFRKLIAENISDYYFISPEKNSSPYILDIGFAKNKSEVLLHMLEEEEIYVSSGSACSKGEDNRVLKGLDLDEKYIDGAIRFSFSNDISKKDLDFTIKVLKNSLDMIRMVI; encoded by the coding sequence ATGATATATTTAGATAATGCAGCTACAACCAAAATGTATGACGAAGCTCTGGAGGCCTATATATATGCGCAAAAGAATATTTTCGCAAATCCAAGCGCCCTACATTCTTTTGGTATGGAAGCGGAAAATTTAATTAAAGATACAAAAAAATATATTGGAAAAGTTATATCTGCTGATCAATCAGAGATATTTTTTACAAAATCAGCAACCGAATCAAATAATATTGCCATAAAATCTCTTGATGGGGTTGCTATTACAAGCAAAATAGAACACTCATCTGTAATAGAACCATTCAAAAATTCTAGATTTAAAAACGTGATATTTTTAGAAAATGATCCTTATGGTTTTATAAAGTTAGATGATTTAATAAATAAATTAAATAATGATATCACTTTTGTTTCTATTATTTATGTCAATAATGAAATTGGCACCATACAAAATATAAAAGCTATATCTGATACTATAAAATCTTTTAATAAAGATATAATTTTGCACATTGATGCCACACAAGCACTAGGTAAAATCGACTGTAATGTTGATAAATTAGGTATTGACCTTATGAGCTTTTCAGCCCATAAATTCCACGGACCAAAACAAATTGGTGGTCTTTATGTTAGGAAAGATATCCAGGGTAAAATAAAATCTTTATTAGATGGGGGATATCAGGAGAAATTTTCATCTGGCACTAGCAATGCTCCAGCAATTTACGCTATGAAAGTAGCATTGAAAAAACAGATTGAATCAAAAGAATATGAGTATATCGAAGAATTAAACAAGTATTTTAGAAAATTAATAGCAGAAAATATCAGTGATTACTATTTTATCTCGCCTGAAAAAAATTCTTCACCTTATATACTTGATATCGGATTTGCAAAAAATAAATCTGAGGTCCTACTCCATATGTTAGAGGAGGAAGAAATTTATGTCTCTAGTGGATCTGCTTGTTCTAAAGGAGAAGATAACAGAGTTTTAAAGGGATTGGATCTTGATGAAAAGTATATAGATGGCGCCATTAGATTTTCTTTTTCAAATGATATAAGCAAAAAAGATTTGGATTTTACTATAAAAGTACTAAAAAACAGTTTAGATATGATAAGGATGGTTATTTAA
- a CDS encoding ribonuclease H-like domain-containing protein, whose translation MITIKKRINNKKINNDDLVLDIETTGLDFNKDKLVLLGLVKKIKDKVYIFQYFAESDDEEIRLLEIYTREVKNKRLVTYNGDIFDIGFLNSRLEQNLKFPLIIESSLDIYRVIKNKSKFFTYDSMRLMDIEKMIGINREDPSRYKVISKLSEDINKRTNPYPILKHNENDLIATALLVDIEQYYREKLSIKTDFGTLYLENAIINKDIGNFIFYCDENIEDAYLVENNYQLIIENNKIILNLHVLYGSFDEENSGYVAINTLNIPNNSSLDININLLIIYENNIYAYKNLLNLCKKIIEDLL comes from the coding sequence ATGATAACGATAAAAAAGAGAATTAATAACAAAAAAATAAATAATGATGATCTTGTTTTAGATATAGAGACAACAGGTCTTGATTTCAATAAAGATAAACTTGTTTTATTGGGTTTAGTAAAGAAAATAAAAGACAAGGTATACATATTTCAATATTTTGCAGAATCTGATGATGAGGAAATAAGGCTATTAGAAATCTATACTAGGGAAGTCAAAAACAAAAGATTAGTAACTTATAATGGTGATATTTTCGATATAGGTTTTTTAAATTCTAGGCTCGAACAAAATCTTAAGTTTCCCTTAATTATCGAATCAAGCTTAGACATTTATAGGGTAATAAAAAATAAATCTAAGTTTTTTACTTATGATTCTATGAGACTTATGGATATAGAGAAAATGATAGGGATAAATAGAGAGGATCCATCTAGATATAAAGTCATAAGTAAATTAAGTGAAGATATAAATAAAAGAACTAATCCCTATCCTATTTTAAAACATAATGAAAATGACCTAATAGCAACAGCGCTCTTGGTAGATATAGAGCAGTACTATAGAGAAAAATTAAGTATTAAGACTGATTTTGGAACTTTGTATTTGGAAAATGCTATTATAAATAAGGACATAGGTAATTTTATTTTTTATTGTGATGAAAATATAGAAGACGCTTATTTAGTTGAAAATAACTACCAACTTATTATAGAAAATAATAAAATAATTTTAAATTTGCATGTTCTTTATGGTAGTTTTGATGAAGAAAATAGTGGCTATGTAGCTATAAATACCTTAAATATACCTAACAATTCAAGTCTGGATATAAATATTAATCTCCTTATAATTTATGAAAATAATATATATGCTTATAAAAATTTGCTAAATCTTTGCAAAAAAATAATAGAGGACCTACTTTAG
- a CDS encoding uracil-DNA glycosylase: MKNRIGNDWDTILADEFKKDYFRKLSEILSEEYKQKNIYPKEDEIFKAFSLSSYKDTKVVILGQDPYYNPDQAEGLAFSVKDGQKLPPSLRNIYKELEKDLDIKAPKSGSLIKWAKQGVLLLNTVLTVEEKKPNSHKNLGWQIFTDKVIELLDEKSKPCVFILWGNNAKEKEYLINNPIHYIIKSSHPSPLSARRGFFGSKPFSNTNDFLKKSNLQEIKWNLED; encoded by the coding sequence ATGAAGAATAGAATTGGAAATGACTGGGATACTATCCTAGCAGATGAATTTAAAAAAGATTATTTTAGAAAATTAAGCGAAATTTTAAGTGAGGAATACAAACAAAAAAATATTTATCCAAAAGAAGATGAAATATTTAAAGCTTTTAGCCTGTCATCATACAAAGATACAAAAGTTGTGATATTAGGCCAAGATCCATATTACAATCCAGATCAAGCTGAAGGCCTAGCTTTTTCAGTTAAGGATGGACAAAAATTACCGCCATCTCTGAGAAATATATATAAGGAGCTAGAAAAAGATCTTGATATAAAGGCTCCTAAGTCTGGATCATTGATCAAATGGGCAAAGCAGGGAGTATTGCTTCTAAATACGGTTTTGACAGTAGAAGAAAAAAAGCCTAACTCACATAAAAATCTTGGTTGGCAAATATTTACTGATAAGGTTATAGAATTATTAGATGAAAAATCAAAGCCTTGTGTTTTTATACTTTGGGGTAACAATGCTAAAGAAAAGGAATATTTAATAAATAATCCTATTCATTATATTATAAAATCTTCACACCCATCACCATTATCAGCTAGGAGAGGATTTTTTGGGTCAAAACCATTTTCAAATACAAACGACTTTCTAAAAAAATCTAATCTTCAAGAAATAAAATGGAATTTAGAGGACTAA
- the lspA gene encoding signal peptidase II — MIYIIILILGIVLDRLSKFYAANNFVNNPIEGPIINFTYLENRGAAFGILQDKRIFFIIISVAIVGYLIYHFIKTYKTNPKILNIALSIIVSGAIGNFYDRLINHYVVDFIEFSFFSFPVFNIADILITVGCTLMIIYMIFIYEE, encoded by the coding sequence ATGATTTATATAATAATTTTAATACTTGGCATAGTTTTAGATAGACTTAGCAAGTTTTATGCAGCAAATAACTTTGTAAACAATCCAATAGAAGGCCCGATAATCAATTTTACTTATCTAGAAAATAGGGGGGCTGCCTTTGGTATTTTACAAGATAAGAGGATATTTTTTATAATAATATCAGTTGCCATAGTCGGCTATCTAATATATCATTTTATAAAAACATACAAAACAAATCCTAAAATACTAAATATTGCCTTATCCATTATAGTATCTGGAGCAATAGGTAATTTTTATGATAGACTAATAAATCACTATGTAGTTGATTTTATTGAGTTTTCATTTTTTTCTTTTCCTGTTTTTAACATAGCAGATATATTGATAACAGTTGGTTGTACCTTGATGATAATTTATATGATATTCATTTATGAAGAATAG
- a CDS encoding YlmH/Sll1252 family protein, with product MALIYNLDHISDKQKKTNIRKAIGILEKAYYSKTEAISFFLDPFEQKIIKDIADKNHIDITFLGGNEKAERKIFVVNYYYLPLYAPNYISVLEFECEGITHPDVLGSLISLGIDRNDIGDISILKNKAQFVVDKEVAPFIEFNLTKIKNQSIKLKLVENSELYHKKEVYENHNGFVSSLRLDNLVSLFISTSRGKAKEVIVSRFVKVDFQIIDDPSYNIKDGSLISIRKYGRFIFDGSDGTSKKGNLHIKYRKIL from the coding sequence ATGGCATTAATTTATAATTTAGATCACATAAGTGATAAACAAAAAAAAACTAATATAAGAAAAGCAATAGGGATTCTAGAAAAAGCTTATTATTCAAAAACAGAAGCCATCAGTTTCTTTCTAGATCCTTTTGAACAAAAAATAATCAAAGATATAGCAGATAAAAACCATATAGATATTACATTTTTAGGTGGCAATGAAAAAGCAGAAAGAAAAATTTTTGTAGTCAACTACTATTACCTACCTTTGTATGCTCCAAACTATATAAGCGTGTTGGAGTTTGAGTGTGAAGGAATAACACATCCTGATGTACTTGGATCATTAATTAGTTTGGGGATAGATAGGAATGATATAGGGGATATATCTATATTAAAAAATAAAGCACAGTTTGTCGTAGATAAAGAAGTAGCTCCTTTTATAGAGTTCAATCTCACAAAAATAAAAAACCAATCTATAAAGCTAAAACTTGTGGAAAATTCTGAACTTTATCATAAAAAAGAAGTATACGAAAACCATAATGGATTTGTCTCAAGTCTTAGACTTGATAATCTTGTATCCCTATTTATATCAACATCAAGAGGCAAAGCCAAAGAGGTAATTGTGTCTAGATTTGTCAAAGTTGATTTTCAAATAATAGATGATCCTTCTTATAACATCAAAGATGGTTCATTGATCTCAATCAGAAAATATGGGAGATTTATTTTTGATGGGAGCGATGGGACAAGCAAAAAAGGAAATCTGCATATCAAATATAGGAAAATACTATGA
- a CDS encoding cell division protein SepF, whose amino-acid sequence MLDRFKEFIGIDDNYDDYDDEQMYYDDDNDQKIDNDDTQRTTYSDLFDNEDEDTYKSKTFSNKTSSYSDDYSYKDSYKPISDNVVSINDKNFSRSSNMRISIQEPLDYDNDAPVVVEEILKNRVVVLNLEMVDSDLRMRIFDFVSGAVYALKGNMKKVTKGIFVITPNGVEIDSFVTDQISEGNYNQL is encoded by the coding sequence ATGTTAGATAGATTTAAAGAATTCATTGGAATCGACGATAACTATGATGATTACGATGATGAACAAATGTATTATGATGATGACAATGATCAGAAGATCGATAATGATGATACCCAAAGAACAACATATAGCGATTTGTTTGACAATGAAGACGAAGATACTTACAAAAGCAAAACTTTTTCTAATAAGACATCAAGCTATTCTGATGACTATAGCTACAAAGATTCTTATAAACCAATAAGTGATAATGTGGTAAGTATAAATGATAAGAATTTTTCTAGGAGTAGTAATATGAGAATTTCAATACAAGAACCTTTAGATTATGATAATGATGCCCCTGTGGTAGTAGAAGAAATCCTAAAAAATAGGGTGGTAGTATTAAATCTTGAAATGGTAGACAGCGATTTGAGAATGAGAATATTTGATTTTGTAAGTGGCGCAGTATATGCCCTAAAAGGCAATATGAAAAAAGTAACCAAAGGTATTTTTGTTATAACACCAAACGGAGTAGAGATTGACTCCTTTGTTACCGATCAAATATCAGAAGGCAATTATAATCAATTATAG